The DNA region ACCAATTGCAGGATTTAGAGTAAAACCATTAACACCATCGCCAGTAGTATAAACTAACATTGTAGATGTACCGTAAACTACATATCCTGCTGCAACTTGTTGGTTACCTGGTTGTAAAAAATCTTCGATAGTAACAGGTGTACCAACAGGTGTTACGCGTCTGTAAACAGAAAATATCGTACCAACAGAAACGTTAACATCTATGTTAGAAGATCCATCTAAAGGATCTATTAATACTACATATTTATTTTGGTTGTTAGAATCCTGACTGTTAATGCTAACAAAGTGATCTTCTTCTTCACTAGCAATACCGCAAACAATGTTTCTATTGGTAAGCGTTTGTATAAATTTATCGTTTGCGTAAACGTCTAATTTTTGCTGGTCTTCACCTTGTATGTTGGTATCTCCAGCAGCTCCAATAATATCTACTAATCCAGCTTTGTTAACTTCGTGATTAACAACTTTTGCAGCTAACCTAATGGAGTTTATAAGTCTAGATAATTCTCCAGAAGAATATTTAAAAGATGATTGATTTTCTATTATAAATTCTCCTAAAGTTTGGTTTCGTTTAGACATGAAGCTTTATTTTTTTGCAAATATCATAGAAATAATATCAAACTACAACGTTTTCGTAAAAATTAATTTTATCTTCTAATAAATCTGTTTAAACTATATTTGATAAAATTTATAAAATGAAATTTAATATACGCTTTGCTACACAGCAAGACATACCTAAAGTTTTAGAGCTTATTAAAGAATTAGCTGTTTTTGAGAAAGAACCAGATGCAGTAATTGTAACTGAGCAAAATTTAATAGAGCATGGTTTTGGTAAGCATCCTTTATTTACCTGTTTTGTAGCAGAAAATGACAAGCAAATAGTAGCTATAGCCTTAATTTATTTTAGATTTTCTACTTGGAAAGGTAAAACAGTACATTTAGAAGATTTAATTGTAAAACAAGACTACAGAGGTCAAGGTTTAGGTACGCTTTTGTTAGATGAAGTTATTAAATACGGTTATAGTCAAGGTGTTCAACGTGTTTGTTGGGAAGTTTTAGATTGGAATACAAATGCTATAGAGTTTTATAAAAATAAAGGAGCAAAAATTTTAGAAAACTGGTATTTAGCTCAGTTAGAAGGAGACGCTATAAAAACTTACATACAAAGTATTAATGAAGGTATTTAAATTTGGTGGAGCTTCTGTAAAAGACGCATCAGGAATTAAAAATTTAGTTTCTGTATTACAGCAAGTAGGATATGATAATACGCTAATTGTTATTTCTGCAATGGGTAAAACTACCAATGCATTAGAAGTTGTAATTAGTAATTATTTTAACGATAAATCACAACTTCAAAGTGCATTACAAGAAGTAATTAAATATCACAATCAAATTTTGTTAGATATTTTTGAAAGTGATCAACATCCAGTTTTTATTCAAGTTAAAACTTTATTTGAAGAGCTAAATCTATTTTTAAAGACTAACAAATCTCCAGACTATAATTTTGTTTACGATCAAGTTATTGGTTTTGGTGAATTGGTGTCTACTACAATAGTTAGTGCATATTTAGATGCAGTAGGAATTTCTAATAATTGGTTAGATGTAAGACAATTAATAAAAACAGACGATTATTACAGACGTGCCAATGTAAATTGGGAAGCAACACAACAACAAATTTCTCAATTAGTAAATACAAAGCAGTTAAATATTACTCA from Mesoflavibacter profundi includes:
- the fbp gene encoding class 1 fructose-bisphosphatase; its protein translation is MSKRNQTLGEFIIENQSSFKYSSGELSRLINSIRLAAKVVNHEVNKAGLVDIIGAAGDTNIQGEDQQKLDVYANDKFIQTLTNRNIVCGIASEEEDHFVSINSQDSNNQNKYVVLIDPLDGSSNIDVNVSVGTIFSVYRRVTPVGTPVTIEDFLQPGNQQVAAGYVVYGTSTMLVYTTGDGVNGFTLNPAIGTFYLSHPNMQFPEDGTIYSVNEGNYIHFPQGVKNYIKYCQMEEEDRPYTSRYIGSLVSDFHRNMIKGGIYMYPKSSKNSNGKLRLLYECNPMAFLAEQANGKASDGFTRILDIQPTELHQRVPFFCGSKNMVTKAEEFMHNA
- a CDS encoding GNAT family N-acetyltransferase; amino-acid sequence: MKFNIRFATQQDIPKVLELIKELAVFEKEPDAVIVTEQNLIEHGFGKHPLFTCFVAENDKQIVAIALIYFRFSTWKGKTVHLEDLIVKQDYRGQGLGTLLLDEVIKYGYSQGVQRVCWEVLDWNTNAIEFYKNKGAKILENWYLAQLEGDAIKTYIQSINEGI